The following proteins come from a genomic window of Carassius carassius chromosome 10, fCarCar2.1, whole genome shotgun sequence:
- the LOC132151547 gene encoding protein FAM83A-like: MISSEILRPTPNSARKALGKLATRLEEVKNPWRQGSALELSHNETARLATDALLEHGEKEYKKVLQDERELNFLSSQEIRYITENVAKGGGADSGTNGVDMEEGDTVSELTSGTYFPMMSDEEPPMLELGWPEASNRFGPTEAQIHFQRDKSKNVKDHIRSLISKAKKVIAIVMDVFTDVDLFCDLMEASNKRRVPVYILLDEKNLSYFLNMCSELDIQNSHLSNMRVRSVCGDTYCTKSGKKFTGQVQEKFMIIDCEEVIAGSYSFTWLSGMVHSNMLMHFSGRVTDCFDREFRCMYADSQIIDRFHNPDEDGLPGYSYHMPVPNLGLDFLADYGSRERVYSEHSSSQSSGSVSSIKAAPPGMKSNKVTPDKKNTEIFQKPPDRKVVTSPVLQKPSGPHIVRGSPNGTHQSQAVERTSFGQTAGVEWSKIGRSDIPGQTSKIQGLGLYSPSPTQLSPTDNKITSKYRLPTPFISKFTDLFSSKEKDSYSFQKMPTHSSPFGGPDLSQNEPESKQGLASPGPMLLDRMGPEKGIHRRDEKRMTLGHSKLDLVNQYNKLNQSKQVYSRFEVKNYIPQ, translated from the exons ATGATCAGTTCAGAGATTTTGCGTCCGACCCCGAACTCTGCGCGTAAAGCGCTCGGAAAGCTCGCGACCAGACTGGAGGAGGTGAAGAACCCCTGGAGACAAGGATCAGCGCTCGAGCTCAGCCACAATGAAACCGCTCGGCTCGCCACCGACGCGCTCCTGGAGCACGGCGAGAAGGAGTACAAAAAAGTATTGCAAGACGAAAGAGAATTGAACTTTCTGTCCTCGCAGGAAATACGCTATATCACCGAGAATGTGGCCAAAGGTGGCGGCGCGGATAGCGGGACTAATGGAGTGGACATGGAGGAAGGGGACACGGTGTCCGAGCTCACTTCAGGCACTTATTTCCCCATGATGTCCGACGAGGAGCCACCAATGTTGGAGCTGGGCTGGCCAGAGGCTTCCAACCGATTTGGACCCACCGAAGCGCAGATACACTTCCAGAGAGACAAGTCAAAAAACGTCAAAGATCACATTCGTTCTCTTATTAGTAAAGCCAAGAAG GTTATCGCTATAGTCATGGATGTTTTTACAGACGTTGACTTGTTCTGTGACCTGATGGAGGCCTCCAACAAGCGCCGGGTTCCAGTTTATATTCTACTGGATGAGAAGAATCTCAGCTATTTTTTGAACATGTGCTCAGAACTGGACATCCAGAATTCACACTTAAGT AATATGCGGGTAAGAAGTGTATGTGGAGACACGTATTGCACCAAAAGTGGAAAGAAATTCACAGGTCAGGTTCAAGAGAAATTCATGATCATTGACTGCGAGGAAGTCATAGCTGGATCATATAG TTTTACATGGCTCTCAGGCATGGTTCACAGCAACATGCTTATGCACTTCTCCGGCCGTGTTACAGACTGCTTTGATCGTGAATTCCGCTGCATGTATGCAGACTCCCAAATAATAGACCGTTTCCACAATCCAGATGAAGACGGGCTGCCTGGTTACTCTTACCACATGCCAGTACCAAACTTGGGCTTGGATTTTCTTGCAGACTACGGCAGCAGGGAGCGAGTGTATTCGGAGCACTCCAGTAGCCAATCCAGTGGCAGCGTTTCCAGCATCAAAGCAGCTCCTCCAGGCATGAAATCTAATAAAGTCACACCTGACAAGAAGAACACTGAAATCTTTCAAAAGCCTCCTGACAGGAAGGTAGTCACGAGTCCGGTGCTTCAAAAGCCTTCAGGACCCCACATTGTAAGAGGTTCTCCGAATGGCACCCACCAAAGTCAGGCAGTTGAGCGCACTTCCTTCGGTCAAACCGCTGGTGTGGAATGGTCCAAAATAGGACGCTCAGACATTCCCGGACAGACATCCAAAATCCAGGGTTTAGGTCTCTACAGTCCATCACCCACTCAACTAAGTCCAACGGACAACAAGATCACCTCCAAATATCGACTTCCCACGCCTTTCATCAGTAAGTTCACTGATTTATTCAGCTCAAAGGAAAAGGACTCCTACTCGTTCCAGAAGATGCCTACTCATTCCTCTCCGTTTGGTGGGCCAGATCTTTCTCAGAATGAACCAGAGAGTAAGCAAGGTCTTGCCTCACCAGGACCCA